TCTTAAAGAGGTTAATTTTAAAAATTACAAAAGTAAGTTGCATGATAACTTATATTTTGCTGGCGAAATTATTAATGTTGACGCTGTGACTGGTGGTTTTAATTTTCAGAATGCATGGACAAGTGCTTATATTGTCGCTAAAAATTTGGTCAGTTAAAATGATAACTTATTTCGCTTTTTTGAGAGGTATTAATGTTGGTGGGCATAACAAAATACCAATGCAAAATTTACGTCGTTTATTAGAAGATTTAGGTTTTAAGGAAGTTCAGAGCTATATTCAAACAGGGAATGTCATTTTTAAAAGTTTAGAAACAAGCCTGCAGGTTCTGACCTTAAAAATTGAACAGTCAATTTTGGAACATTTTGGGTTTGAAATTCCTGTACTATTAAAAACAGAACGCCAACTAAAGGAAATATTGGAGAGGTGTCCTTTTAATAATGAGGAGAAACAGTCTAGCTATTTTGCGTTATTGTATTCTAAAATTAATGAAACACAAAAAGCATCCGTGTTAGGTTATGATTTTCCGAACGAAAAATTTAACCTAACTAACGATTGCGTGTATTTGTATTCCAGTATAGGATATGGTAAATCTAAGGCTAATAATAATTTTTTTGAGAAAAAATTAAAAGTCGTAGCAACCACCAGGAATTTTAAAACATTAAATAAGCTTTTAGCGCTTACTAGTTAGTTTTGTATTTAACCGAGTCCCAAGACATTTCTAAAGCAAAATCTATTTCCTGTTTAGTCATTTCTAAATCTTCGGTAATCTTCAGGCGCATTGCAGATACAACATCTCCAAAAATCATCTGTAAGATTAATCTAAGTGGTACGTTTCTTAATTCTTTTTCTAGGATACCTTGCAAAAAGAAATCTCTGATATTACTTATATAAGGGATTCCTTTTTTTACAATCTCTTTGGATATAATAGGGGGGACGGCGACATATTCAATAAATTGAAAGGCCAATGGATTACCAACAAAATAGTTGAATAAATTTAGCCACATGGCGTCATGTTTATCTTTGAAACTTCCGTTTTCAGGGAGGTTGGCCATTAAAACAATACCGTAATCTTTTACAATCATTAAGTAAATTTCCTCAATAATCTGATTTTTGTTTTCGAAATAGTGATAGATCGTACCCACAGCAACATTTGCTTCTCTAGCAACTTGAGACATGGGGGTAGCGTGTACACCTTGTTTTACCACTAGCTCTAGCATAGTGATAATAATACGTTGTTTTTTGTCCATAAGGAATAGACTTTTTTTTTAAAGGTAAAAAGCAGTGAAGCGAAGTTTAAGGGAACTTTTTTTACCTATCAGTTAACTTGTTAAATCGTTTGAATGTATGATAATCACGTTTAAAAACACTGTGATAGACATCTATTCGGTTACAAAATTACTAAAATTGTTTAAATATTAAGGTTATCTTTGCATAAATTTAGCTTTTAGATGGATTTATCACGTTTTTCAGTACATAATTATCAAAATTCACTTGTAAATGGGAGTGTTTCTTGGTCGTCACCTAGTAATATTGCTTTAGTTAAATATTGGGGTAAAAAGGAACATCAGATACCAGAAAACCCGTCAATAAGTTTCACTTTAGAGGCGTGCAAAACAATAACAGAGCTCACATTTGAAAAACGAGAACAGGAAATGGGTGTATTTTCATTCGACGTTTTTTTAGAGGATGAACCTAAACCAGATTTTCATCCTAAAATTGAGACGTTTTTCAAACGTATAGAAAATTATTTACCTTTCTTAAAAGACTTTCATTTTACAATAAAAACAAAAAATACGTTTCCACATAGTTCAGGAATAGCATCTTCTGCTTCAGGTATGAGTGCGTTAGCATTGTGTTTAATGAGTATAGAGAAACAAATGGATCCAACGATTTCCGATTCAGATTTTATTCAAAAAGCTTCATTTTTGGCAAGGTTAGGATCGGGAAGTGCCTGTAGAAGCCTTGAAGGTGATTTAGTAGTTTGGGGAAAGCATCCAGAAATACAAGGAACTAATGATTTATTTGGAATAAAATACCCATATAAAGTACACGATAATTTTAAAAATTATCAAGACACTATTTTATTAGTTGATAAAGGAGAGAAGCAGGTTAGTAGTACGGTTGGACATGATTTAATGTATGGGCATCCATTTGCTAAACAACGGTTTACTCAGGCAGTAGATCATATTTCTAGTATCAAGGTCATTTTAGAGTCGGGAGATTTAGATGCTTTTATTGCTTTAATAGAAAGTGAAGCACTCACATTGCATGCTATGATGATGACTAGCATGCCTTATTTTATTTTAATGAAACCCAATACATTGGAAATTATAAATAAGATTTGGAGTTTTAGACAAGATACGGGGTTACCTATAAGTTTTACTTTAGATGCTGGGGCGAATGTACATGTGCTATATCCTGAAAAAGATGCAGATAAAATTTTAGAATTCATTAAATCACAGTTGGCTGCATATTGTCAAAACGGTCACTATATTTGTGATAAAATTGGTTTTGGCGCAAAACAGTTGTAACTTTATAAAATCAATGATTTAGATAGCATATGAAAGGCCCTTTATTTTATTCAAAAATATTATTGTTCGGAGAGTACGGAATTATTAAAGATTCTAAAGGTCTCTCGATACCTTATAACTTTTATAATGGCGCACTTAAAACAGAAGGAAATCCTTCTGAAGAGGCACAAAAATCAAATGAAAGTTTACAGCGTTTTACTGAATATCTATCTAAAATAGATGAGGATTTGGTTGTTTTTGATATTGCACTATTAAAAAACGACGTTAATGCTGGTATGTATTTTGATTCATCTATACCTCAGGGTTATGGAGTTGGTAGTAGTGGTGCATTAGTGGCTGCTATTTATGATAAATATGCACAAAACAAAATAACAGTTTTAGAAAATTTAACTAGAGAAAAATTATTATCTCTTAAAACTGTTTTTGCTGAAATGGAATCTTTTTTTCATGGAAAATCTTCTGGTTTAGATCCCTTGAATAGCTATTTAAGTTTACCAATTTTAATAAATTCTAAAGAAAATATTGAAGCGACAGGTATTCCAACACAAAGCAGTGATGGACAAGGTGCTGTGTTTTTATTGGATTCTGGTATTATTGGAGAAACAGCACCAATGGTAAGTC
This portion of the Olleya sp. Bg11-27 genome encodes:
- a CDS encoding mevalonate kinase, whose protein sequence is MKGPLFYSKILLFGEYGIIKDSKGLSIPYNFYNGALKTEGNPSEEAQKSNESLQRFTEYLSKIDEDLVVFDIALLKNDVNAGMYFDSSIPQGYGVGSSGALVAAIYDKYAQNKITVLENLTREKLLSLKTVFAEMESFFHGKSSGLDPLNSYLSLPILINSKENIEATGIPTQSSDGQGAVFLLDSGIIGETAPMVSLFMENMKQEGFRKMLKNQFIKHTDACVDDFLKGDIKSLFKNTKQLSKVVFNHFKPMIPAQFHELWKNGIETNDYYLKLCGSGGGGYILGFTPDIKKAEKVLKDYKLEVVYNF
- a CDS encoding TetR/AcrR family transcriptional regulator, which encodes MDKKQRIIITMLELVVKQGVHATPMSQVAREANVAVGTIYHYFENKNQIIEEIYLMIVKDYGIVLMANLPENGSFKDKHDAMWLNLFNYFVGNPLAFQFIEYVAVPPIISKEIVKKGIPYISNIRDFFLQGILEKELRNVPLRLILQMIFGDVVSAMRLKITEDLEMTKQEIDFALEMSWDSVKYKTN
- a CDS encoding diphosphomevalonate/mevalonate 3,5-bisphosphate decarboxylase family protein, with translation MDLSRFSVHNYQNSLVNGSVSWSSPSNIALVKYWGKKEHQIPENPSISFTLEACKTITELTFEKREQEMGVFSFDVFLEDEPKPDFHPKIETFFKRIENYLPFLKDFHFTIKTKNTFPHSSGIASSASGMSALALCLMSIEKQMDPTISDSDFIQKASFLARLGSGSACRSLEGDLVVWGKHPEIQGTNDLFGIKYPYKVHDNFKNYQDTILLVDKGEKQVSSTVGHDLMYGHPFAKQRFTQAVDHISSIKVILESGDLDAFIALIESEALTLHAMMMTSMPYFILMKPNTLEIINKIWSFRQDTGLPISFTLDAGANVHVLYPEKDADKILEFIKSQLAAYCQNGHYICDKIGFGAKQL
- a CDS encoding DUF1697 domain-containing protein produces the protein MITYFAFLRGINVGGHNKIPMQNLRRLLEDLGFKEVQSYIQTGNVIFKSLETSLQVLTLKIEQSILEHFGFEIPVLLKTERQLKEILERCPFNNEEKQSSYFALLYSKINETQKASVLGYDFPNEKFNLTNDCVYLYSSIGYGKSKANNNFFEKKLKVVATTRNFKTLNKLLALTS